Part of the Candidatus Chlorohelix allophototropha genome, TTATTAAAGTTGGTGCAAGTATCAGAAACAATGGAAAAGGCGTTATCAATTGATTCAAAGGTAACTTTGGTTTCCGTAATTGTACCACCTGATGGAGTGGAGAAGGGAAAAGTTACTTGGACGTAAGAACCTACCTTTACACCTCCAAAATCATATTCGAGAGTGGAAGCATTCGCGGCCTGTTGTGGCATTACAAACGCGCTCAGCGACAGCGATAACATCATGAATAGAGCCAGCCCAAGGTGTTTCAGGGCAAAATGGGATCGCCTGCACTTCATACTCAAAACATCCTTTCTGAAACGATCGTCTGTCGCGTAGTGGTAGAAAGCAGCCGCTGACGGAGGGCAGATGTAAATTTTAATGGAGCAAAACCCAACAAATTGCAATGATTCTAGAACATTCAACCGTACTGCATAATCTGGTAAGTGAGAGATTTGTAAAATGTAGCAGTCATTCACTATAAGTTAATAGTGGCATATAAACATTACAATAAGTCTAACAATGCTATTAATCTTTTTTTACAAAAAATTTAACTCGGTTTAATTTTGTTTATTGCTAAATATTGTGTGATCGAAAGAATTAAAAACCCCCCTGCCCGGTGAGGGGCAAGGGGGTCGAAAGGGGATCTCTATGAGGTGTTATTCTAGACCGATGGTCATTGTGAATATCTGCCCATCGTCCATCTTTATACCTACCTGCCAGTATCCGACCATATCTTTGGTGGTGTTCCAGTCATAGACCAAAACCTGCGCACCTTCATCCCAAGTTACTGAGTGCCCGCTGCCTTGAGATACTGAGCTGCCTTTTACCGGCACCAGCCACTCAACTATAGGTTGCTGCACGCCGTTTACTTCCTTCGAAGTGTAGCGCACCGGCACTACCGTACCATCAGTTTTGCGTACTTGGAACTTCACGGTCAGGATACCACCCGCTTTGTAAACCGGCACGCGGTTTTCATCATATCGACCCGGCAAACCGGAGGCTTCCACAAAACTCCCAAAGTCGTAAACTATCTTGAAGTGAGCATCGATGCGAGCGTTGTTACCGGCAACATCGCTTGCCACTGCACGGATGGTTATCGAACCAACTTGGTTTGGAGAACCCCCGTAAAGATACTCGACCTTGCAGTTACCTTGAACTCCCGAAAGGTTATCGGTAGCGGCGCAGCTAAATGCTGGTACTGAACCGATTGAGTAAGTAGCGTTTTCCTCAACACCATTGATTGAGACGATTGGAGCAGTTTTGTCCAAGTTCAGTTTTACCGATGCGGTGGCGCTCAAACCAGCGTTGTTAATCGCAGTACCGGTAACAACGTTGTCGGTGCGTTCGGTATCTATCAGCGTATCTTCAGGGCAGGAAGCAATTCCTGAAATCTCGTCGGTGCAAATCCAGT contains:
- a CDS encoding OmpL47-type beta-barrel domain-containing protein encodes the protein MTATSDTFKDIVGNESTGTLGNIKIDRTAPKTNANLPQANANGWYSSSVNITLGATDNLSGVDKTWYKFDGDEYSLYTGALVFETNGTHSLSFYSVDKAGNEEAAGNVTIKLNNGKPSIKGVPDRTPDGMSGNVAWYRNEVLVHWICTDEISGIASCPEDTLIDTERTDNVVTGTAINNAGLSATASVKLNLDKTAPIVSINGVEENATYSIGSVPAFSCAATDNLSGVQGNCKVEYLYGGSPNQVGSITIRAVASDVAGNNARIDAHFKIVYDFGSFVEASGLPGRYDENRVPVYKAGGILTVKFQVRKTDGTVVPVRYTSKEVNGVQQPIVEWLVPVKGSSVSQGSGHSVTWDEGAQVLVYDWNTTKDMVGYWQVGIKMDDGQIFTMTIGLE